Below is a genomic region from Sulfitobacter sp. OXR-159.
GTTTTGCGTCCATCGTGATCTCGGCGGTCAGCAGCTTGGAGATCGGGCAGTTCTCCTTGGCGGTCTTTGCGGCTTTCTCGAAGTCCTCTTGGCTCGCGCCGGGAATTTTTGCTTCGACCGTCAGATGCACTTTGGGCACGTGGAAGCCGCCGTCTTTTTCTTCCAGATGCACTTCTGCCTTTGTCTCGATGCTGTCGGGCGTCAGGTCGCTTTGCCCAAGGATCATCGACAGCGCCATGGAGAAACAAGACGCGTGGGCAGCACCGATCAGCTCTTCTGGGTTGGTGCCTTCCTTGCCTTCGAAACGGGTGTTGAAGCCATAGGGCTGGTCAGACAGCACACCACTTTGGGTTGAGACATGGCCCTTGCCCTCTTTGAGCGAGCCTTCCCATTTTGCGCTGCCGGTTTTTACGATCGAAGCCATTGGAATATCCTTTCACTGAGCTTGCGTTCGTCCCCTCAACTGGCGCAGGGCGGAAAGGTTTCAAGGCCGAGCGTTCAAGATCGCGTCATGGTCTTGATGCCCCGGCTCAGCCCTTCGAGGGTCATCGGCACCATGGCCCCGGGGCCGAAAATCTCTTGGATCATCGCGATCGACTGGGTGTAGCCCCATTGCCGTTCCGGCACCGGGTTGATCCACAGATGGTTGGGCCATTGATCCCGCGCCCGGGCGAGCCATGTGGCACCGGCCTCCGCGTTCCAATGCTCATTCGCGCCGCCGGGATAGGCGATCTCATAGGGCGACATGGAGGCGTCACCGACGAAGATGCATTTATAATCAGAGCCGTAGCTGCGCAGCACCTCATGGGTGGGGATCTGCGCGTCCCAGCGGCGGCGGTTGTCGCGCCAGACGCCTTCGTAGAGGCAGTTGTGGAAATAGAAATGCTCAAGATGTTTGAACTCGCCCCGCGCCGCGCTGAACAACTCTTCAACGACCTTCACATGCGGATCCATGGAGCCGCCGATGTCGAGAAACAGCAGCACTTTCACGGCATTGCGCCGCTCTGGCCGGGTTTTCACATCCAGATAGCCATGCTCTGCCGTGGCGCGGATGGTGCCGTTCAGGTCGAACTCTTCCGCCGCCCCGTCGCGTGCCCAACGGCGCAAGCGCTTCAGCGCAAGTTTGATGTTGCGTGTGCCGATCTCGACGTTGTCATCCAGATTGCGGAACTCGCGCTTGTCCCAGACCTTGACCGCGCGCTGGTGGCGGCTTTCCTTTTGGCCGATCCGCACACCTTCGGGGTTGTAGCCATAAGCGCCGAAAGGCGAAGTGCCCGCCGTGCCGACCCATTTCGAGCCGCCCTGATGCCGACCCTTTTGCTCTTCGAGCCGCTTTTTCAGCGTTTCCATCAGCTTGTCGAACCCGCCCATGGCTTCGATCTCGGCCTTTTCTTCTTCGCTCAAGTGCTTTTCGGCCATCTTGCGCAGCCAGTCTTCGGGTAGGTCCACGGCCTCGAGAACATCATCAAGGCTGATGTTCTCCAGCCCCTTAAAGGCCGCTGCAAAGGCGCGGTCGAACTTGTCGATGTTACGCTCGTCTTTGACCATCGACACGCGGGCGAGGTAGTAAAACGCCTCCACGTCATAGGTGGCCAGCCCCGCCTTCATGCCTTCGAGAAATGCCAGAAACTCGCGCAGCGAGACCGGAACACCGTGGCGGCGGAGCTGATCGAAGAACGGCAGAAACATCAGAGGCTCAGCGCGCGGTCCAGAAGAACCGTGGCGATCATGCCGACGATCAGGAAGGCAAAGCCGTAGCCCGTTGCATATTGCGCGATGTCTTTGCGGTTGCCGCCACGTTTGCGGGCCGTCAGCCCGCCGATTACCGCGCCGATCAATGCCAATCCGAGTGCTATCATAACCTATTGCCCGTCTATTTTGCGGGCCTATCCATTGCGCGGGTTCAGGGACGCGATCTCGCGCAGCTTGGCCCGCACGGCCCAGTCAGGGCCAAAGCCGTATCGCGCCCAGCCGATGCTGTCCAGCCTGACGCGGCGCGCCTCAATGCCGCGGCC
It encodes:
- a CDS encoding VWA domain-containing protein; its protein translation is MFLPFFDQLRRHGVPVSLREFLAFLEGMKAGLATYDVEAFYYLARVSMVKDERNIDKFDRAFAAAFKGLENISLDDVLEAVDLPEDWLRKMAEKHLSEEEKAEIEAMGGFDKLMETLKKRLEEQKGRHQGGSKWVGTAGTSPFGAYGYNPEGVRIGQKESRHQRAVKVWDKREFRNLDDNVEIGTRNIKLALKRLRRWARDGAAEEFDLNGTIRATAEHGYLDVKTRPERRNAVKVLLFLDIGGSMDPHVKVVEELFSAARGEFKHLEHFYFHNCLYEGVWRDNRRRWDAQIPTHEVLRSYGSDYKCIFVGDASMSPYEIAYPGGANEHWNAEAGATWLARARDQWPNHLWINPVPERQWGYTQSIAMIQEIFGPGAMVPMTLEGLSRGIKTMTRS
- a CDS encoding OsmC family protein, whose protein sequence is MASIVKTGSAKWEGSLKEGKGHVSTQSGVLSDQPYGFNTRFEGKEGTNPEELIGAAHASCFSMALSMILGQSDLTPDSIETKAEVHLEEKDGGFHVPKVHLTVEAKIPGASQEDFEKAAKTAKENCPISKLLTAEITMDAKLV
- a CDS encoding apolipoprotein acyltransferase → MIALGLALIGAVIGGLTARKRGGNRKDIAQYATGYGFAFLIVGMIATVLLDRALSL